The proteins below come from a single Benincasa hispida cultivar B227 chromosome 4, ASM972705v1, whole genome shotgun sequence genomic window:
- the LOC120076726 gene encoding uncharacterized sugar kinase slr0537, with the protein MGAEPLLHTANDSEAAPLILGLQPAALIDHVSRVDSSLLNRIPGDRGGSMPVGMEELENILREVKSYTLSTPDDDLTPVKTIAGGSVANTIRGLSAGFGVSCGIIGAYGDDEQGKLFVSNMSSNGVNLSRLRMIKGPTAQCVCLVDALGNRTMRPCLSSAVKVQGNELTRDDFKGSKWLVMRYSIFNMEVIEAAVKMAKQEKVFVSLDLASFEMVRDFRLPLLQLLESGDIDLCFANEDEAKELIGGETDADPEVALEFLAKHCQWAVVTLGANGCIAKHGKEIVRVPAIGESKATDATGAGDLFASGFLYGLVKGLSLEKCCQLGSCSGGSVIRALGGEVTPENWQWMHKHLQIKGLPLPEIPQ; encoded by the exons ATGGGAGCCGAGCCTTTGCTTCACACTGCCAATGATTCTGAAGCCGCCCCTCTTATTCTTGGACTTCAACCTGCTGCCCTCATCGACCATGTTTCCCGTGTCGATTCTTCTCTTCTTAACCGAATTCCCGGCGACCGCGGTGGCTCAATGCCG GTGGGTATGGAAGAGCTTGAGAATATACTGAGGGAGGTGAAATCCTATACACTTTCCACGCCTGATGATGATCTGACTCCGGTTAAGACAATAGCTGGAGGAAGTGTTGCCAACACAATTCGAGGATTGAGTGCAGGGTTTGGAGTCAGCTGTGGAATTATTGGCGCCTATGGGGATGATGAGCAAGGAAAATTGTTTGTCTCTAACATGAGCTCCAATGGGGTCAATCTCTCAAGATTGAGGATGATTAAAGGTCCCACAGCTCAG TGTGTTTGCCTGGTTGATGCATTGGGCAATCGCACAATGCGACCCTGTCTCTCAAGTGCAGTTAAAGTTCAG GGCAATGAACTGACTAGAGATGACTTTAAGGGCTCTAAG TGGCTTGTAATGAGATATAGTATATTTAACATGGAGGTTATTGAAGCGGCTGTAAAGATGGCCAAACAAGAGAAAGTTTTTGTGTCCTTAGATTTGGCCAGTTTTGAG ATGGTTCGAGATTTTAGATTACCTCTTCTCCAGCTACTGGAATCCGGGGATATTGACCTTTGCTTTGCCAATGAAGACGAAGCAAAAGAGTTGATAGG GGGTGAGACAGACGCTGATCCTGAAGTTGCGCTAGAATTTCTTGCAAAGCACTGTCAATGGGCTGTCGTGACATTAGGTGCCAATGGCTGTATCGCTAAGCATGGAAAAGAG ATTGTCCGAGTTCCAGCAATAGGGGAATCAAAGGCGACAGATGCCACTGGAGCAGGCGACTTGTTTGCAAGCGGGTTTTTGTACGGCTTAGTGAAAGGGTTGTCTCTGGAGAAATGCTGTCAACTTGGATCGTGCAGCGGCGGTTCTGTCATCCGTGCCCTTGGGGGTGAGGTTACCCCAGAAAATTGGCAATGGATGCACAAGCATTTGCAGATCAAGGGGCTTCCTCTCCCTGAGATCCCTCAATGA
- the LOC120076457 gene encoding proteasome subunit alpha type-1-B-like: MFRNQYDTDVTTWSPAGRLFQVEYAMEAVKQGSAAIGLRSKTHVVLACVNKANSELSSHQKKIFKVDDHIGVAISGLTADGRVLSRYMRSECINYSYTYESPLPVGRLVVQLADKAQVCTQRSWKRPYGVGLLVGGLDESGAHLYYNCPSGNYFEYQAFAIGSRSQAAKTYLERRFENFKDSSRDELIKDALIATRETLQGEKLTSSICTIAILGVGEPFHILDRETVQKLIDEFEIVKDDDIPAADQDIAPEQGDSAVPEAAAGTDQGSAPDQGVAPMDI, translated from the exons ATGTTTAGGAATCAGTACGATACGGACGTCACCACATGGAGTCCCGCCGGGAGGTTGTTTCAGGTCGAATACGCGATGGAGGCCGTCAAGCAAGGCTCCGCCGCCATTGGCCTCCGATCCAAGACCCATGTGGTTCTAGCTTGTGTCAATAAGGCTAACTCCGAACTATCCTCCCACCAGAAGAAGATCTTCAAAGTCGACGATCACATCGGCGTCGCCATTTCCGGCCTTACTGCTGATGGACGCGTTCTTTCCCGTTATATGAGATCTGAGTGTATCAATTACAGCTACACTTATGAATCTCCGCTTCCTGTCGGTCGTCTCGTTGTTCAACTTGCTGATAAGGCTCAG GTTTGCACCCAGCGCTCATGGAAACGTCCATATGGAGTTGGTCTGCTGGTAGGTGGTCTGGATGAGTCTGGCGCTCATCTTTACTACAACTGCCCGAGTGGGAATTACTTTGAATATCAAGCTTTTGCCATAGGATCCCGTTCACAGGCTGCAAAGACATACTTAGAAAGGAGGTTTGAGAACTTCAAGGACTCTTCTAGAGATGAGTTGATCAAAGATGCACTGATCGCTACCAGAGAAACCTTGCAAGGAGAAAAACTGACTTCCTCCATATGCACAATTGCCATTTTAGGAGTTGGAGAGCCTTTTCATATATTGGATAGGGAAACTGTTCAGAAGTTGATTGATGAATTTGAAATCGTTAAGGACGATGACATTCCTGCTGCGGATCAGGATATCGCCCCGGAGCAGGGTGATTCTGCTGTCCCTGAAGCAGCTGCAGGGACAGACCAAGGTAGTGCCCCGGATCAAGGCGTGGCGCCAATGGATATCTAA